NNNNNNNNNNNNNNNNNNNNNNNNNNNNNNNNNNNNNNNNNNNNNNNNNNNNNNNNNNNNNNNNNNNNNNNNNNNNNNNNNNNNNNNNNNNNNNNNNNNNNNNNNNNNNNNNNNNNNNNNNNNNNNNNNNNNNNNNNNNNNNNNNNNNNNNNNNNNNNNNNNNNNNNNNNNNNNNNNNNNNNNNNNNNNNNNNNNNNNNNNNNNNNNNNNNNNNNNNNNNNNNNNNNNNNNNNNNNNNNNNNNNNNNNNNNNNNNNNNNNNNNNNNNNNNNNNNNNNNNNNNNNNNNNNNNNNNNNNNNNNNNNNNNNNNNNNNNNNNNNNNNNNNNNNNNNNNNNNNNNNNNNNNNNNNNNNNNNNNNNNNNNNNNNNNNNNNNNNNNNNNNNNNNNNNNNNNNNNNNNNNNNNNNNNNNNNNNNNNNNNNNNNNNNNNNNNNNNNNNNNNNNNNaaaaaaaaaaaaaaaaaaaaattagctaCTTTCTTGGGGCATGCGAGTCGTTCATGATAAAAATAGTTGGCAATTTATTTCGAACCAAGTTCTCAAGTCATTCTTAACACCAAAAACAGAAGAGATGCTTAAGAGAATGGGCAATTAATCACTAAACTTAATCCCTCTTATTGATGTGTAATTAGTGCAGTTCAATGTCAAACAAAGCTACAAACTACCCAACCACCCAACAACATCCCAAACAATAAATCAGTATCAGCTGAACCAAGATTGaaacttcctttcttttttttcttttctttaccatttttctttgaagCAGCACAGTAAGTAAcccttttatcttttcttgtttttttttttctgttcttcccTAGTAANAGCTGAACCAAGATTGaaacttcctttcttttttttcttttctttaccatttttctttgaagCAGCACAGTAAGTAAcccttttatcttttcttgtttttttttttctgttcttcccTAGTAACTTCCAGAATCAAAAACCTCTTCAAAagtgagagaagaaagaaccaAATAACCCAAAAGATGCATCTTTGAACGCAGACAAAATATGCGCCTGCCAAACCTCTGCAACTGCCCTTTTAAAACTGCAAAAACTCCCGCTGTAAAGGCAGGCAGGCAGGATGATTTGGGCAACTGTAACTTATTGCACTATTTGCACTGTTCAGTGTTTCAATTAACATCCCAACCCAACTCCCATCAGCATTtctttaaaaccatgaaaacaaaaaagaaggaaaatgattttaaacgaagaaaagaaaatgaaataaaataaaataaaataaaaactgacCCATTGCGATTAGAAACTGTGAAGAACTAGAACTTTTCATGGGTGAAAAGGAAGTAATTCAGGCATCCGAGTCAGATGAGCTCAGTTCAGAACCGGCTCCATCCTTGCTACTTCCCTCGTGAGATTCAGATATCTTTGGCTGAATGCATCGCGGCACTTTTAGAGATGGCTTCaacttcatgcattccaacTGCAATCAAAATTAGAGCATATATTACAAAGTTCCAACTTCAACAGCTAATGTAAACAAGAACTAGATTTTGGAAAGTATTGCAGAGGAGATTAGTGAAATGTCACAACAAGTATTTTGTTTACCTCCTGATAGAAAGAATTGATCTCTTCTTCGGTAAGGCCTTCGTCCTCACCGTAGTTCTCTTCCCATCCAAGAGAACGAAGAAAAGCAGCCTCCTCCTCATCTAGAGATTCCGAAGCAGCGTGCCTCTGAGTTTTTTCACCACTGTCACAAGATCCCCGAACCTCTTCGGAACCAACTCCATTTGGAATCTCCATAGCACCATTTTCAATCACTTGAGAACTTGCAGGAGTGTTGATTTCTTCCTTTGTTAGTTCATCAGATTGGCCAATTGAAGGAGATTTCACAGAAGAGCATGAATCTGAGAGAACAGCAGAAGAAGTTGTTGAAGTTTTCTTCTTAATGAGGTTAAAGAAATCATTCCGACTCTGGACTTGTGATAAGGAAGGTTTTTTTTCCAAAGTTGATCCAGATTTGAGATCTAAGCTAGCTGCCTTCCTCTCCAAAGAGGAAACATTTGCGTTGTTTGGGCTTTTCAAAGGAGCATGTGGAACTGAAGGTGCAAGAGCGAACTGGTTGTTTGCTGCCATGCTGCTTGCGTTACTAGTTGGACTTGAGACATCCTTTGCCGCAAGGGACACACCATTTTCTCGCACAGGTTTTAGAACAAGAAACTTCCCATGAGAACTCTTTTGGGCATCAGGCTTGACATGTCCTCCACGAGATTGGTTGGCATGGACTGACGAGGGCTGTGGCTGTCCACCCTTGGTGGTTACATTAAGTTCTCCAGTTCTTGATACTAATTTGGGCTTTGATTTATCAGAAGAATTAAGCGCCTGTAAAAAGGGAAACAAACACTAATGATCATTTAAGGGGCCAAAACAGAAGACTTGCAGTTAGATATAATAATGAGAAATATGTATTCCTAGACATGTTCAATGCTGAACTGGAAGATAAAATCAATAGTTTGTTGTAGAAATTTATCATGAAACTAACTATATTTCATATTACAAGAGTAGAGAGTTGCTTGGATGTAGTTTATCAAAATTGTTTTTACAAACagatcttttaaaattatcagGAAAGATATGGTCTGTGTTCATATTTTCATACATTTCTTCaccatataaatataataatctaTTTGTACTTTTGAAAGAATATTACTATTGATCAGGcgtgaaaaaaattaatttagaaaactttaactaaaacacaaaatatatatatatatatatatatatatatatatatatatttttgtcttctgttttcttttggttctAAATCCATTTTAAGAACTACACTGCTAGCACAACAAAAATTTACATCggcttcaaaaggaaaaacagaacaaatgAGAACCCCTTTCAGAAGAGGAGTGCTCAATTAAAGTTATAACCATTGATACATGAAGAGGAGATCATAATCAGTTAACAGCTTAACGATCTTTCAGGTAAAATAAAGAACTTGCCTACCGAATGTAACACGTtatcaaacaaagaatactaACCACCAATGGTATATTGGCTACAGCACAACAATCAAATGAAGAACCTTAACATAGAAAGTTTACACTTCCCTTAAAGCATATTTAACCTACTACCACTGGCATTTTCGACTCTTGAGAGAGTAAAAAGTGGTCAACCAAAGATAATTCAGTCTGCAAAGAATCGAAGTGGCAAAGCACATATATGCGCACATGAAATCggataaaaaaacaaagcctGCAATCTCTTTCCTATCATCTACGTCTTACAGATTTCCAAAAGGTAATCGGACAGACCCCTTTGAAGAATTGGCAATAACTATTTCCTAAATCAGATAACGCATTAGATGATATAGAACCCCCCTGCCATCCCTTTCTGGGGCTCACTagtattttgttctttcaatCATCCTTAAATTGTGTTTGTCATCAAATAGAAGCGGGGGAAACGACATAGTTATCTAGCACATTGTAAATGACATCGAAGCAGAAGCTTCTAGCATTTTCAAATTCCACTATCTAACAGTTAACACACACTATCCTTCAGTCATTAAGTTAAAAGGACAGAATACTTGAATAACAAACTTCCACAAAAAGTTCTACAGTTTCTAAAATGTAGAAGCAGTGTTTATTTGACAAGCGACTCTCTCTACATATAAATCCTAAGAACTTAATACTACATAAGTAGCCAAGGAGAGAGTATTAGTTCTAGCTAATATCAAAGATTGACACAAGTTGTCAAGATACCGTGTAAATGGTTCTCAGTTCTCTCACATGTTTTAAGTACCAagctttatattttttaatcaacaaaaataattgcaccaaaattaatcaaaatataaagagGTAGAAACAAATCTATACAGCATAAGATTCAACAATTGCATCAGCCCCAATTACCATAGCTTTTGGCATAGAAGGTGTCACCGGTATTAATTGCCTGGACTGTTTAATAGCCAATTCCTCAAGCCTTTGAGTCTTGACAGATAACTAGGAAAGTTGGGGGGTAAATGGTGAGAACGTTAGATCAAAAGGAGCACATAATATACAACACAAGAAGCCAAAAGGTACAATAAGGTACCTCAGATGCCTGGGGAGCAGCACGAGCTCGAGATGGAGACTGCACCAATGCTTCAGCCATATTAAGTCCAGCTGTCACACTTGGAGGTCCTATCGCCGATGTAGCAGGAACATTTTGTTGAAATGACAATGACCCTGTGGTGCTTCCAATCATATTGGGCACCTCAGCAAGAGCAGATGTCCATCCCTCTCCACCAATTAAGGCTGAATTCCCAATTGGCAAGCTTTGAACTGGTGAGCTCAAACCAGGAGATGAAACTCTTCCAATTTCTGATGCTCCTTGCCTTTCTTCGGATCCCAGTGACGGAAAATCCTTTTCAAAGACAGATTTTTGAATGCTACTGCTGACACTAGATACAGAAGGCATTCCATGACCGTTGTTGTGAATGCTGTTAGCACCAGCTTTTATATCTGTTGCAACTCTTCTGTGAAACAACTCATCTTGCTTCCTGGATACCATTGAATGGGATCGACGCAAACCATCTTTATCAATCCTACCAGAAAGAATCTTTCCTAGAGAATCATGAGCATCACAATCCCAATTATCCCCAAAGCTTAAcctatccttttctttctcacGATCCTTATCACGATGACCCCTGTTAAAACTACTATATGCATGTTTGGCAGAACCATTGCTCAAACTTCTCCTTGAATTTGATGAAGATGCCCGATCCAGAAAAGCAGAACGTGTAGTGTCAAAATCACCAGTGGTCTTGGAAGTTCTATTTCTCGATTGAGATAGAGAGGACACATCTACACAATATAGGACATACAATTAAAGACGTTCACCATTTCAAACCAGAGGCAAGTCAGCAGTAAGTGAAAGCATCATTAATGAGAGcatgtaatattttaaaataaaaagaagcaGTACCTGTTGGTGAAGAAGACAACGGAGAAAGGTGGTTTGAATTGCCGCCACCAGTAAAGCTTCCAGTACTTCTCAACCATTCTGGAACTAAAGTGGGTTCACTTCTTTCCATAGGGAATACTGAACATGATCAAAATATCAGAAGCAAAAAAAACACTTCTAGCCTTCTTTACCACCTCAAATCGCCCAAAAGCGCGCTCCTTATACAGCGGAATGTATAAAGCCCTAACCTGTACTTCGTTATTTCAAATTCCTAACCTCTACTTTGCACAGAATAACGGCTACAAGCCGTATGTGTCATCAACTTAGTTGCATATCCAGGTTTCAGCAAAGATTGACATAAGCAGTGAATGCTTCAAAGTTGCAAACGCACGGGGAGTGAACCCAGAGGATGGTTCTCAAAATTGATGTCCTAAATGCCACTAAAGAAGCTTTTCTTCTACAATTATCCTACTTCAAGAACACTGCTATTCAATCAAGTAGCTGCCAATTTGGCTACAAGCTGAACGCATTATGAACGGGATTTATCTCATCTTATGAACAAAATGAATACAACCCAATTCTCACACGGGAGAGGAACATCAGAGGatgaaaacagaggaaatatCAAGGATAAGATGATGAAGCGGtttcaattaaaaagaatGGTATGAAGGAAAGGCCTCACTATCTCTCCCAGCCTCCGTGTTCAATTAACTGTAGATTCGGTCAGCAAAACACCCTCGGAAAACCCTCGTCTTCAAGGGAATCGGTTGAGATgcagaaaaataaagaagggTATATCTCACGAACAAAGAGGCGGACAATTCCAAAGCAGAAGATTGTCCCCGTCAAAATAGTTCGATcagaggaggaaaaaaaataaaaccctaacgaaataagaaattagaaaaaccaCAATCCGAACACCGATTGAATGTGCCGAAACAAAAATCAGAAACCCTAAGCCAAATATGCACCCTCCGAAAAACCTTCCACCGATGTTCGAACcgcaagaaaaataaaaaagagataaataaaatacccTAGGAAATATCCGATGAAGACGAAGAACTAACCAACCCTACCCCTAGACAGATTGACAAACCTCAGAAGACGGAACTGTTTCAATAACTGCCTCGAGTGGTTGCTGAATATccccaaaacaaaaagaaatgcGTCTGAAGATGgcaacaagagagagagaggttcaGACAGTGAAGAAAGAGCGGCGgcggagagaaagagagagagagagagagagagagagagagagagagagagagagagagagagattgggaATGAGAGAGAATGAGGCTTGGGTTGTTCGGAACAGCGAATAGGACTTTTGTCAGTTCGCTCGGCTGGGTCAGGTTCAGCCACCGTGCGGTGGCAGAGAGAACAAAGAACGGCAGAGAGAAAACGGAACGGCGGAGAGAGAAGAGGAGGCAAACGTGTAAAACTCTGGCGAGGGAGAGACGGCgaatgtgaaaaaaaaaaaagaattaaaattaaaattaaaaaaaataaaaagtatttagttttctttgacactctcaaaatcaaacaaacaaacaaatgagTCCCTCTGTTCCTCTTTCAGCGCCATTgctaaatctaaattattatttatttatttttcttaatattataataaatattgggagtaatttttttaattaataagaaatttCCCCAATTTTGTTGGTAATGGGCGGCGATTCGCTGCGACTCGGTGTACTCTACATTGTAGGTACACCACGTGTTTCATGTACCCTATGACTAAATTACCCTCTTCTTTTTATCGATTTTAATTTACggatattttctaaaaacattaaataaaatattaactgcTTTTagagtttaatttaattttagttttaaaacgatGCTTTcaatatcttaatataaaattttaatattaaatcatatttttatatgaaaatatttaaatctcattattaaacatatttctaaggtttatatttattatgataattatataaaaaaaacgtatcattttatcatataacttggattttgatatttttaatgtttaaatactatttattatttaattttataaaattttaaattttaaattagttaattataataattttgtttgtttatggtgttgaatttatataaaaaatttatatatatattccaacTGATAGAAACAAATAacaataacttttaaaatcattaaaaaaacttttaaccCAATTTCCTAAAATTACCTTTATTAGAAAATGGGGACTTGCTTATTTAGGTTTTAAggaattatttatgaatataaaattctaaaataaataaataaaatagagtgattggttaaatatattatttcactaatttaataaataaaaatactctcaaactttaaattttgtctaaaaaattatttaataagtatttaaaaattttatcagaataattaaattagaattaaaaaatgtttaaacttaaacctatatatatatatatatatatataaacagcTACcgaaaaaaaccaaacatgtCGTATAAAATTGGGACAAGTAAAAGGGTACAGAGGTCATGCATGAATCCAAACACaatttttataacttttataatttttttatccgTAATatggaaaattcaaataagaCGACTTAAATGGTtgacattttaatattttcatggaCATGGAAATTTCTTATGAAATTCAACTGGAGATCGAGAGGCTTCCAACAATTGACTATTTTTtcaccaaattaaaataatattaattgttggaaaataaaattgagaaaaaaaaaaaaagaagaagctaATTGACCaaaaggaaattaattattggaataattctttttctttctaaaattacTTGGCCTCCAagttctaaaataataattatttttttttaaatatttatctggattttaatatttaacttgaattaatctgaaattaataatttattttgttttttctgtaaggtttttttttttttctttcaataaagcagtttagaaaatttcaggaaaaaaaaaaataaaagaggtgTTAAATATTTGCAATACTTGCCCCTGGAATtccaataattgaaaatgggGCTCCCAAATTCTTGGTATTCCTATTTCAGCCCCCAATGCAAAAGAACGGGTCTTCTACTATTTATGtagttattatttaatcaataaatctcgtaaaagaaaaaattgttagttgaaataattataatgatgGAGAAACGGCGTCGTATTCgcatttaatgaaataaattaatctttttctttttattttgagttttttttttcatttaaatttaagttgtGTAATAGCTCAATTTCAcgattaattttaatttcaatttatttaattaatctcatttttttattttgtttacatttttttgaatttaaaatatactttgCGATTTAAATAActgatttttattaaatttaacgtattttttatttatttaaacatattATTGTAAAAAACCAAACACTTATGAGAACCATATGACATGTGTAATGATCGGTCATTTCATACATAGTATAATAGTGGTCGttgttgaaaataatgaacaaACCATTAATAAGACCATTAGAAGCTATCGTTATATTTATGTCAAGTCTTCGCGTAATCTTGTTTCTCTAAAGAGTCTTTGTCACgagacataaaaattcaaGTGAcgtatgaaaagaaaataatagcgcaagtgagtataaaaatactcactTAGTCGTCTTTtaacgacctagatccaccgctaatagatattgttctctttgggctttctctttcgggcttcccctcaaggttttaaaacgcgcacgctaaggaaaggtttccactccTTTATatagggtgttttgttctcatccccaaccaaggtgggacatcacacaTCTGTTCATGCTTACCTTGAAACATAATTATCATACTTTTACGTTCAATTCACCTGGCTATGCAACTAACCAAAACTTTTTGTAAAACCAACTAAGTTATCTATGTGGGTCATTCAGGGAGAGCAATACAAGCGTCGTGCTGCTAGGCGAAGCGATGAAGTGCTGCACCTTAGATGGCGAGAGTCCAGTAACAGAAAACATCACTAACTTACGCTCTAACCTAAGTAGCATGGAGCATTGGAATCTCGTGTGAATCAACAAGGACCACCTTGCAAGGCTAAATACTCTTGGGTGACCGATAGTGAAGTAGTACCGTGAGGGTAGAGGTAGTTGGTAACTCTCTAAAATTCTATCTTGGTAACGTCATAACACAGGAGATTGGTAACCTTATAGAATCTTATCATAATACCATAGTAAAAGATAGCGACTTAGTGTTTGTCAATTAAGATACATATGTGGACTAGCAAAAAATGACTCCACCGTTGCTAGGGACGGCTGG
This genomic window from Cucurbita pepo subsp. pepo cultivar mu-cu-16 chromosome LG01, ASM280686v2, whole genome shotgun sequence contains:
- the LOC111803245 gene encoding uncharacterized protein LOC111803245 — encoded protein: MERSEPTLVPEWLRSTGSFTGGGNSNHLSPLSSSPTDVSSLSQSRNRTSKTTGDFDTTRSAFLDRASSSNSRRSLSNGSAKHAYSSFNRGHRDKDREKEKDRLSFGDNWDCDAHDSLGKILSGRIDKDGLRRSHSMVSRKQDELFHRRVATDIKAGANSIHNNGHGMPSVSSVSSSIQKSVFEKDFPSLGSEERQGASEIGRVSSPGLSSPVQSLPIGNSALIGGEGWTSALAEVPNMIGSTTGSLSFQQNVPATSAIGPPSVTAGLNMAEALVQSPSRARAAPQASELSVKTQRLEELAIKQSRQLIPVTPSMPKAMALNSSDKSKPKLVSRTGELNVTTKGGQPQPSSVHANQSRGGHVKPDAQKSSHGKFLVLKPVRENGVSLAAKDVSSPTSNASSMAANNQFALAPSVPHAPLKSPNNANVSSLERKAASLDLKSGSTLEKKPSLSQVQSRNDFFNLIKKKTSTTSSAVLSDSCSSVKSPSIGQSDELTKEEINTPASSQVIENGAMEIPNGVGSEEVRGSCDSGEKTQRHAASESLDEEEAAFLRSLGWEENYGEDEGLTEEEINSFYQELECMKLKPSLKVPRCIQPKISESHEGSSKDGAGSELSSSDSDA